The Thermoanaerobaculia bacterium nucleotide sequence GACGCCCTGGCGGGCGCGCCGGTACATCGGCTCCGAGGTGATGTCGCGGCCGGAGAGCCAGACGCGGCCCGAATCGGGAGAGGCGAGGCCGACGACGAGATAGAAGGTGGTCGTCTTGCCGGCGCCGTTGGGACCGAGGAGCCCGACGATCTCTCCGCCGTCGACCGAAACCGAGACGCCGTCGACGACGCGCCGCCCGGAGTACGTCTTGACGAGATCCTGCGCGCGGAGCGAAGCGCCGCCTTCCTCCGCTTCAGCGTCCATGCGTCTGGTAGACGGACTCGACTCTGCCACCCTCCTTCGCCTTCACTTCGACGCTACCGGACTCCTTTCGGAATGTCAAAACCGCCCCCTGCACGCGGCTGCCCTGCGCGTCCTGCGCGACGGCGGGATCGCCCGCGAGATTCGTCACGCCCGCCTTCGGGTCGTCGACCGCGCGGGATCCGGTGCCGCGCCTTCCGGTCGCGCGATCCTCGAACGTCACGTCCCCCTCGAGCACCGTGCGCTCGATCCGGCCCGCCGCGTCCACGCGGCATTGCCCGCGATCGCCCCGCGCCGTCTGCGTGCCGCGCGCCGCGCGGACGTCTCCCTCGAACTCCGCGATCCGCGAGGCGTCGGTCCATCGCATCGTCTTCGCCGACACCGTGACGCGGCCGTCCTCCTTCGCGCCGGCCGCCGCCGAGCGGCCGGTCGCGCGCACGGTCCCCTGCGCACGCGCGGTCCGATCCGCGTCGTGGAGCTCGATCCGGTCCGCGAGCACGGCATCGTCGTCCTGCCAGAGGGCGGCGCCCCCGGAAAGCTCGGCCGTTCGCGCGCGGTCGTCGAGCACGATGCGATCGGCCCTCGCGCGCGTGGGCTTCCCGGAAGAGGAGACGAAGGCCGGGGTTGCTCCGTTCGCCGCTCCCGGCACGAGGATCGCCCGGGCGTCCCCGGTCGCGGTGACGACGCGGCGCCGCTCGTCGAGGTCGATACGCGTTCCGACGATCCGGCCGCGCGCCGCGACGAGCTCCGCGTCGTGCCCCGCCGCGCCGAAGAGCGACGTCACTCCGGTGGCGGCCGAGTAGGACGCCGAGGGACTCTTCGACGACCCCTGCACGGTGGTTCCGACGACGTTGCCGTCGACGCGCGCCGAAGCGAGCGCGCCGTCGCCGGCAAAGAGCGCGCGGGCCGTGTCGCCGACGACCGACTCCGTGAACGGCGATCCGGAGGGTCCCGCGACCGTCCGCTCGAGACGCGCCCGCCCACGCGCGTCCGCGGAGACGACTCGTCCGCCGCGGAATCCGAGCGAGATCGCCGGGGCCGCGAGGCGGCGTTCCGGCTGCCCGGCGTTCGCCGGAGCGGTGACGGTCGAGGGGCTGCCGGCCAGGTCGATGCCGGCGACCTTTCCCTCCGCGAATCGCGAGACGGCTTTCGACGCGGTCCACGCTCCCCGGGAGTCCGCCGACGCGAACGTGCCCGACGCGTTTCCCGACGCCGTCGCTGATTCGACGCGGCTGTCGGGGGTCAGCTTCACGGCGAGCGCGTCGCACGCGATCGTGTCCCCGGGCCGCGCGGCGCGGACCGAACCGGAGAACGTCAGCACGGAATCGTCCG carries:
- a CDS encoding LptA/OstA family protein, with translation MKTTPLQRILLAAAAALAIALAATFRRVPRPPREAPPPAASTEGPAGVGQPTTLLSGFDYSESTAGRTRFSVHADRTVGFAAGAGLPSDWYRLERVVLTLSSARGEPLTVRSDAADYDPRTRALHLKGSVTAHDARGTEVRAALVEFDPARDLLTIPGAIELSRGAITGHAASGAYSTTSRVLTLAGPVTAAGAPGAPFDSLAADSAQYRADDSVLTFSGSVRAARPGDTIACDALAVKLTPDSRVESATASGNASGTFASADSRGAWTASKAVSRFAEGKVAGIDLAGSPSTVTAPANAGQPERRLAAPAISLGFRGGRVVSADARGRARLERTVAGPSGSPFTESVVGDTARALFAGDGALASARVDGNVVGTTVQGSSKSPSASYSAATGVTSLFGAAGHDAELVAARGRIVGTRIDLDERRRVVTATGDARAILVPGAANGATPAFVSSSGKPTRARADRIVLDDRARTAELSGGAALWQDDDAVLADRIELHDADRTARAQGTVRATGRSAAAGAKEDGRVTVSAKTMRWTDASRIAEFEGDVRAARGTQTARGDRGQCRVDAAGRIERTVLEGDVTFEDRATGRRGTGSRAVDDPKAGVTNLAGDPAVAQDAQGSRVQGAVLTFRKESGSVEVKAKEGGRVESVYQTHGR